One window from the genome of Hyalangium ruber encodes:
- a CDS encoding NAD-dependent succinate-semialdehyde dehydrogenase — protein MAIATIDPTTGKTLRSFNAHSAEELEARLKLAEETFRAYRHTALADRRRWLARAAELLESEAEHFGRLMTQEMGKPFEAAKAESQKCASACRYYVEHGEAYLRDESIDVGGDRSFVRYQPLGAVLAIMPWNFPFWQVVRFAAPALMAGNVGLLKHAHNVPQCALALEDLFLRAGFPKGAFQTLLIETGDIARVIEDPRVKAVTLTGSEGAGRAVGGQAGRALKKVVLELGGSDPFIVMPSAKLELAVETAVKARLINNGQSCIAAKRFIVHEAIYPEFERRFVERMRRVVVGDPMEAKTEVGPLATEGIRQGLHAQVEKSVAQGTRLLVGGKLSSGQGFYYPPTVLADAAPGSPAACEELFGPVAVLSRARDVEHAITLANDSPYGLGASVWTHDEAEARRFIDGIETGMVFVNAMVASDPRLPFGGVKHSGHGRELALHGIREFLNAKTVRITSGTTAPPTQASVSE, from the coding sequence TTGGCCATCGCCACCATCGACCCGACGACCGGAAAGACGCTCCGCAGCTTCAACGCTCACTCGGCAGAGGAGCTCGAAGCGCGGCTGAAGCTCGCCGAGGAGACCTTCCGCGCCTACCGCCACACCGCGCTGGCCGACCGGCGGCGCTGGCTGGCTCGCGCCGCGGAATTGCTGGAGAGCGAGGCCGAGCACTTCGGCCGCCTCATGACGCAGGAGATGGGCAAGCCCTTCGAGGCCGCCAAGGCCGAGTCCCAGAAGTGCGCCTCGGCCTGCCGCTACTACGTGGAGCACGGCGAGGCGTACCTGCGCGACGAGTCGATCGACGTCGGCGGCGACCGCAGCTTCGTGCGCTACCAGCCGCTGGGCGCGGTGCTGGCCATCATGCCGTGGAACTTCCCCTTCTGGCAGGTGGTCCGCTTCGCCGCTCCGGCGCTGATGGCCGGCAACGTGGGCCTGCTCAAGCACGCGCACAACGTGCCGCAGTGCGCCCTGGCGCTCGAGGACCTGTTCCTGCGCGCGGGCTTCCCCAAGGGCGCCTTCCAGACGCTGCTCATCGAGACGGGGGACATCGCCCGCGTGATTGAGGACCCGCGCGTGAAGGCGGTCACCCTCACCGGCAGCGAGGGGGCGGGGCGCGCGGTGGGAGGCCAGGCGGGCCGGGCCCTGAAGAAGGTGGTGCTGGAGCTGGGCGGGAGCGACCCGTTCATCGTCATGCCGAGCGCGAAGCTGGAACTGGCGGTGGAGACGGCGGTGAAGGCGCGGCTCATCAACAACGGCCAGTCCTGCATCGCCGCCAAGCGCTTCATCGTCCACGAGGCCATCTACCCCGAGTTCGAGCGGCGCTTCGTGGAGCGCATGCGCCGGGTGGTGGTGGGCGACCCCATGGAGGCGAAGACGGAGGTGGGCCCCCTGGCCACCGAGGGCATCCGCCAGGGGCTGCACGCGCAGGTGGAGAAGAGCGTGGCGCAGGGCACCCGGCTGCTGGTGGGCGGCAAGCTGTCCTCGGGGCAGGGCTTCTACTACCCGCCCACGGTGCTGGCGGACGCGGCGCCGGGCTCTCCGGCCGCGTGCGAGGAGCTGTTCGGCCCGGTGGCCGTGCTCTCACGCGCACGGGACGTGGAGCACGCCATCACGCTCGCCAATGACTCTCCCTACGGGCTGGGCGCCAGCGTGTGGACGCACGACGAGGCGGAGGCGCGCCGCTTCATCGATGGCATCGAGACGGGCATGGTGTTCGTCAACGCCATGGTGGCCTCGGATCCGCGGCTGCCGTTCGGCGGGGTGAAGCACTCGGGGCACGGCCGCGAGCTGGCGCTGCACGGCATTCGCGAGTTCCTCAACGCGAAGACGGTGCGCATCACCTCGGGCACCACCGCGCCGCCCACCCAGGCCTCCGTCAGCGAGTAG
- a CDS encoding COX15/CtaA family protein, translating into MTFPASSRRFQVFSYAVLLYTLAVVLWGAFVRATGSGAGCGDHWPVCNGVVIPREPTVATLIEYTHRVTSGLAMVLAVVLAVWGLRAHAPGHPARRASVAALILMLTEAAIGAGLVLFQYVAHDKSTGRGFWMAAHLINTFLLIGAQGLTAWWAGGRSRVALRGQGLAGGLVAAVVAGVMLLGVSGAIAALGDTLFPATSLAEGLRQDMSESAHVLLRLRVLHPVLAIVVGALVVVAASLLARLRPSPEVKRSATAVGVLYAVQLGAGLINLVLLAPVWMQLVHLLLADLVWLSLVRLSAAGLAEDAPRAELRPRESATLPSSSL; encoded by the coding sequence ATGACCTTTCCCGCCTCGTCCCGCCGCTTCCAGGTCTTCAGCTACGCCGTGCTCCTCTACACCCTGGCCGTGGTGCTCTGGGGCGCCTTCGTGCGCGCCACGGGCTCCGGGGCGGGCTGCGGGGACCACTGGCCGGTGTGCAACGGGGTGGTCATCCCGCGCGAGCCCACCGTGGCCACCCTCATCGAATACACGCACCGGGTGACGAGCGGCCTGGCGATGGTGCTGGCCGTGGTCCTGGCCGTGTGGGGCCTGCGAGCCCATGCCCCTGGACACCCGGCGCGGCGCGCTTCGGTGGCGGCGCTCATCCTCATGCTGACCGAGGCGGCGATCGGCGCGGGGCTGGTGCTCTTCCAGTACGTGGCGCACGACAAGTCCACCGGGCGCGGGTTCTGGATGGCGGCTCACCTCATCAACACCTTCCTGCTCATTGGCGCCCAGGGGCTGACGGCGTGGTGGGCTGGCGGTCGCTCGCGTGTGGCGCTGCGAGGACAGGGGTTGGCCGGCGGGCTGGTGGCCGCGGTGGTGGCGGGGGTGATGCTGCTGGGCGTGAGCGGCGCCATCGCGGCGCTGGGAGACACGCTGTTCCCCGCCACGAGCCTCGCGGAGGGCCTGCGGCAGGACATGTCCGAGTCGGCGCACGTGCTGCTGCGGCTGCGCGTGCTGCACCCGGTGCTGGCCATCGTCGTCGGCGCGCTGGTGGTGGTGGCCGCCTCGCTCCTGGCCCGGCTGCGCCCCTCGCCCGAGGTGAAGCGAAGCGCGACGGCGGTGGGCGTGCTCTACGCCGTGCAGTTGGGCGCGGGGCTCATCAACCTGGTGCTGCTCGCTCCCGTGTGGATGCAGCTCGTCCACCTGCTGCTGGCGGACCTCGTGTGGCTCTCCCTCGTGCGGCTGAGCGCGGCGGGGCTGGCGGAGGATGCGCCCCGGGCGGAGCTTCGGCCTCGCGAGAGCGCCACGCTCCCCTCATCCTCGCTGTGA
- a CDS encoding glycine betaine ABC transporter substrate-binding protein — MRAWLAGVLLVGLAACLPQTAEAPSEVRVGSKKFTESVILGELVARLARTTGTRAVHRRELGGTAVLWEALRRGELDIYPEYTGTLRQELLSGRNLKDDAALRAALAAEGLGMSAPLGFNNTYALGVKEAEAERLGLRRISDLRAHPELRLGFSNEFMDRADGWPALRDKYQLPQREVSGLDHDLAYRGLESGAIQVTDLYSTDAEIAAYGLRVLEDDLKHFPAYDAVLLYRQDWAARNASALEAILQLEGHISEREMVTLNARARLERVSESQVASEFLARVLGLESQVREETLAARVWRRTREHLFLVLVSLLGAVAVAVPLGVLAAKWARVGRGVLGLAGIIQTVPSLALLVVMIPLLGIGSRPAIVALFLYGLLPIVRNTAAGLSGIPEDLRESAEALGLPPLARLWRIELPLASPSILAGIQTAAVINVGTATLGALIGAGGYGQPILTGIRLDDTGLILEGAVPAALLALGVSALFEGLERLVVPRGLRVSQRG; from the coding sequence GTGAGGGCCTGGCTCGCGGGCGTGCTGCTGGTGGGGCTGGCCGCGTGTCTGCCGCAGACGGCGGAGGCGCCGTCCGAGGTGCGGGTGGGCTCCAAGAAGTTCACCGAGTCCGTCATCCTCGGGGAGCTGGTGGCGCGGCTGGCGCGAACCACGGGGACGCGCGCGGTACACCGGCGCGAGCTGGGCGGCACGGCGGTGCTCTGGGAGGCGCTCCGGCGCGGGGAGCTGGACATCTATCCCGAGTACACCGGCACGCTGCGCCAGGAGCTGCTGTCCGGACGCAACCTGAAGGATGACGCCGCGCTCCGGGCCGCCCTGGCCGCCGAGGGCCTGGGGATGAGCGCGCCGCTGGGCTTCAACAACACCTACGCGCTGGGGGTGAAGGAAGCGGAGGCTGAGCGCCTGGGCCTGCGGCGCATCTCGGACTTGCGCGCGCACCCGGAGCTGCGGCTGGGCTTCAGCAATGAGTTCATGGACCGCGCCGACGGGTGGCCGGCCCTGCGAGACAAGTACCAGCTGCCCCAGCGGGAGGTGAGCGGGCTGGACCATGACCTCGCCTACCGGGGCCTGGAGAGCGGCGCCATCCAGGTGACGGACCTGTACTCCACGGACGCGGAGATCGCCGCCTACGGGCTGCGCGTGCTGGAGGATGACCTGAAGCACTTCCCCGCCTACGACGCCGTGCTGCTGTACCGGCAGGACTGGGCGGCGCGAAACGCGAGCGCGCTGGAAGCGATCCTCCAACTGGAGGGACACATCTCCGAGCGGGAGATGGTGACGCTCAACGCGCGGGCGCGGCTGGAGCGCGTCTCCGAGTCACAGGTGGCGTCGGAGTTCCTTGCCCGCGTGCTGGGCCTGGAGTCACAGGTCCGCGAGGAGACCCTGGCCGCGCGCGTGTGGCGCCGGACGCGCGAGCACCTGTTCCTGGTCCTGGTGTCGCTGCTGGGCGCGGTGGCGGTGGCGGTGCCGCTGGGCGTGCTCGCGGCGAAGTGGGCGCGCGTGGGGCGGGGCGTGCTGGGGCTCGCGGGCATCATCCAGACGGTGCCCTCGCTGGCGCTGCTGGTGGTGATGATTCCCCTGCTGGGCATCGGCTCCCGGCCGGCCATCGTGGCGCTGTTCCTCTATGGACTCCTGCCCATCGTGCGGAACACGGCCGCGGGGCTCAGCGGCATTCCAGAGGATCTCCGCGAGTCCGCCGAGGCGCTGGGGCTGCCACCGCTGGCCCGGCTGTGGCGCATCGAGTTGCCGCTGGCCTCGCCGTCCATCCTCGCGGGCATCCAGACGGCGGCGGTCATCAACGTGGGCACGGCGACGCTGGGGGCCCTGATTGGCGCGGGGGGCTACGGGCAGCCCATCCTCACGGGCATCCGGTTGGACGACACGGGGCTCATCCTGGAGGGCGCGGTGCCCGCCGCGCTGCTGGCGCTCGGGGTCAGCGCGCTGTTCGAGGGCCTCGAGCGGCTCGTGGTGCCGCGCGGGCTGCGCGTGTCACAGCGAGGATGA
- a CDS encoding ATP-binding cassette domain-containing protein yields MFELEGVSKRFGVTQALHPVELRLPPGRTTVLLGPSGCGKSTVLRLMNGLLPPDTGRVLFDGQPLPSEEAAVLRVRQRMGYTLQGGGLFPHLTAGQNVALMASYLRWPHARIRARLEALVELTRFPAEALERFPAQLSGGQRQRVGLMRALMLEPDVLLLDEPLGALDPMVRSELQVDLRAIFARLGKTVVLVTHDLAEAAFLGQHVVLLRDGRVVQQGTLAELETRPADPFVTRFIQAQRLTLEGGA; encoded by the coding sequence CTGTTCGAGCTCGAAGGCGTCTCCAAGCGATTTGGCGTCACCCAGGCGCTGCACCCGGTAGAGCTGCGGCTGCCGCCCGGACGCACCACGGTGCTGCTGGGCCCCAGCGGGTGCGGCAAGTCCACGGTGCTGCGGCTGATGAACGGGTTGCTGCCGCCGGACACGGGCCGGGTGCTGTTCGATGGGCAGCCGCTGCCAAGCGAGGAGGCGGCGGTGCTGCGGGTGCGCCAGCGCATGGGCTACACGCTCCAGGGCGGCGGGCTCTTTCCCCACCTCACGGCCGGACAGAACGTGGCGCTCATGGCGAGCTACCTGCGGTGGCCCCACGCGCGGATCCGCGCCCGGCTGGAGGCGCTCGTGGAGCTGACGCGCTTTCCGGCGGAGGCGCTGGAGCGCTTTCCCGCGCAGCTCTCGGGTGGGCAGCGCCAGCGGGTGGGGCTCATGCGCGCGTTGATGCTGGAGCCGGACGTGCTGCTGCTGGACGAGCCGCTGGGGGCGTTGGATCCGATGGTCCGCTCCGAGTTGCAGGTGGACCTGCGCGCCATCTTCGCGCGGCTGGGCAAGACGGTGGTGCTCGTCACGCATGACCTGGCGGAGGCGGCCTTCCTGGGACAGCACGTGGTGCTGCTGCGGGACGGGCGCGTGGTGCAGCAGGGGACGCTCGCCGAGCTGGAGACGCGCCCGGCGGACCCCTTCGTCACCCGCTTCATCCAGGCGCAGCGGCTGACGTTGGAGGGCGGCGCGTGA
- a CDS encoding CHASE domain-containing sensor histidine kinase, whose translation MNVALPSISRRSTLAPFAVLGFCLVLTAASTVLFRATARARDSARFDNLVRMTEERIIGHLDSDVTLLRGAAGFFAASQEVTPEEFHLYVERLDLKRHDPGVQGIGFTRRIPRADKDAWVARIQAGGQPTFRLWPEEPREEYHAIVYLEPRDARNQAALGYDMFTEPTRREAMERAWRSGSPALSGRVILQQEIDPLKQAGFLLYVPVYLGGKVPPTEAERLATLEGFVYSPFRAGDLFNGIFQKEPLPRVAFRVFDGTAARPEHLLYDSMPQAERFDPPAFTTTLAMEVAGRPWTLTFASQARFEQTLLLPWVPAVGVVGVLLSLMAYAVAWFQVSARQRAESDEAERAQLLAREQAAHARAEAQRTYLHELFMQAPALIIILRGPQHVFEFANAAYQEAVGHRELDGKPLQEVVPDISPEFLSVFDDTYRTGEPRFGQEVRVPIAYANEQPEEKYWNLVWQPRRNPQGTVDGVLMFAFEVTEQVRARQEAETSREEARRSAARLQTITDTLPALVAYVDQEERYRFANQAYEPWFGLKPEQILGRKLVEVLGEPGYSQVKDNVHRALAGETIRYESHFTQPDGRKLFIQSNSIPDRDAQGRVRGYVGLILDITERKRAEEAVRNAVRLRDEFLSVASHELKTPLTPLSLKLQSLAREAEAEPDSPFVRKVRSHVEAGRKQIKRLSDLIGDLLDVSRITSGQLKLRSEPVDFAAVARDVVSRLEPEATRVESPLTVEAPESLVGNSDRMRLEQVVENLLTNAIKYGAGKPIHVRLVAQAERVVLTVKDEGIGIAPEHQGRIFERFERAVSERNYGGLGLGLYITRTILESLGGTIRVQSEPGQGALFTAEFPLGPSAP comes from the coding sequence GTGAACGTGGCTCTCCCTTCCATCTCGAGACGCTCGACGCTGGCGCCTTTCGCCGTGCTCGGCTTCTGCCTGGTGCTGACCGCCGCCAGCACCGTGCTCTTCCGAGCCACCGCCCGGGCCAGGGACTCGGCGCGCTTCGACAACCTCGTGCGGATGACCGAGGAGCGCATCATCGGTCACCTGGACTCGGATGTGACGCTGCTGCGCGGGGCGGCGGGCTTCTTCGCCGCCAGCCAGGAGGTGACTCCCGAGGAGTTCCACCTCTACGTGGAGCGGCTCGACCTGAAGCGGCATGACCCTGGGGTGCAGGGCATCGGCTTCACCCGGCGGATTCCGCGGGCGGACAAGGACGCCTGGGTGGCGCGAATCCAGGCAGGCGGCCAGCCCACGTTCCGCCTGTGGCCCGAGGAGCCGCGCGAGGAGTACCACGCCATCGTCTACCTGGAGCCCCGGGATGCCCGGAACCAGGCGGCGCTGGGTTACGACATGTTCACCGAGCCCACGCGCCGCGAGGCGATGGAGCGGGCGTGGCGCTCGGGTTCACCCGCCCTCTCGGGTCGGGTCATCCTCCAGCAGGAGATCGACCCCCTCAAGCAGGCGGGCTTCCTGCTGTACGTCCCCGTGTACCTGGGCGGCAAGGTGCCTCCGACCGAGGCGGAGCGCCTGGCGACGCTGGAGGGGTTCGTCTACAGCCCCTTCCGAGCCGGAGACCTGTTCAACGGCATCTTCCAGAAGGAGCCCCTGCCTCGGGTGGCCTTCCGCGTCTTCGACGGGACGGCGGCCCGCCCCGAGCACCTGCTGTATGACTCGATGCCCCAAGCGGAGCGCTTCGACCCGCCCGCCTTCACCACCACCCTGGCCATGGAGGTGGCGGGCCGCCCGTGGACCCTCACCTTCGCCTCGCAGGCCCGCTTCGAGCAGACGCTGCTGCTGCCCTGGGTCCCCGCGGTGGGGGTGGTGGGCGTGCTGCTCAGCCTGATGGCGTACGCCGTCGCGTGGTTCCAGGTCAGCGCCCGCCAGCGCGCGGAGAGCGACGAGGCCGAGCGAGCGCAGCTGCTGGCGCGCGAGCAGGCCGCCCACGCTCGGGCCGAGGCCCAGCGCACCTACCTGCACGAGCTCTTCATGCAGGCGCCGGCCCTCATCATCATCCTGCGCGGGCCCCAGCACGTCTTCGAGTTCGCCAACGCCGCCTACCAGGAGGCGGTGGGCCACCGGGAGCTGGATGGCAAGCCCCTCCAGGAGGTGGTGCCGGACATCTCGCCGGAGTTCCTGTCGGTCTTCGACGACACCTATCGCACCGGTGAGCCCCGGTTCGGCCAGGAGGTGCGGGTCCCCATCGCCTACGCGAACGAACAGCCAGAGGAGAAGTATTGGAACCTCGTCTGGCAGCCGCGCCGCAACCCCCAGGGCACGGTGGATGGGGTGCTGATGTTCGCCTTCGAGGTCACCGAGCAGGTCCGCGCGCGCCAGGAGGCGGAGACCAGCCGCGAGGAGGCCCGGCGGAGCGCGGCACGGCTGCAGACCATCACCGACACGCTGCCGGCGCTCGTCGCCTACGTGGACCAGGAGGAGCGCTACCGCTTCGCCAACCAGGCCTATGAGCCGTGGTTCGGCCTGAAGCCCGAGCAGATCCTGGGAAGGAAGCTGGTGGAGGTCCTTGGCGAGCCGGGCTACTCCCAGGTGAAGGACAACGTCCACCGGGCACTCGCCGGAGAGACCATCCGCTACGAGAGCCATTTCACCCAGCCGGATGGGCGCAAGCTGTTCATCCAGTCCAACTCCATCCCCGACCGTGACGCGCAGGGCCGCGTCCGGGGCTACGTGGGACTCATCCTCGACATCACCGAGCGCAAGCGGGCGGAGGAGGCCGTGCGCAACGCCGTGCGCCTGCGCGACGAGTTCCTGTCCGTCGCCAGCCATGAGCTGAAGACGCCGCTCACCCCGCTGAGCCTCAAGCTCCAGAGCCTGGCGCGCGAGGCCGAGGCCGAGCCCGACTCCCCCTTCGTGCGCAAGGTCCGCTCGCACGTGGAGGCCGGGCGCAAGCAGATCAAACGGCTGTCGGACCTCATTGGAGACCTGCTGGACGTCTCGCGCATCACCTCCGGCCAGCTCAAGCTGCGCTCGGAGCCGGTGGACTTCGCCGCCGTCGCGCGGGACGTGGTCTCCCGGCTGGAGCCCGAGGCCACCCGCGTGGAGTCCCCGCTCACCGTGGAGGCACCGGAGAGCCTGGTGGGCAACTCGGACCGGATGCGGCTGGAGCAGGTGGTGGAGAACCTGCTCACCAACGCCATCAAGTACGGCGCCGGCAAGCCCATCCACGTCCGGCTGGTGGCCCAGGCCGAGCGCGTGGTGCTCACCGTGAAGGACGAGGGCATCGGCATCGCGCCGGAGCACCAGGGGCGCATCTTCGAGCGCTTCGAGCGCGCCGTGTCCGAGCGCAACTACGGCGGCCTGGGCCTGGGCCTCTACATCACCCGCACCATCCTCGAGTCCCTGGGCGGCACCATCCGCGTCCAGAGCGAGCCGGGTCAGGGCGCGCTCTTCACCGCGGAGTTCCCCTTGGGGCCCTCGGCCCCGTAG
- a CDS encoding SpoIID/LytB domain-containing protein yields the protein MGWAAVTAALLAATPVFHTQGDVTPEAALRAEAEVAWKELEARYVAEAGGSPTQAPASIRLQRGVGLAPERNAQGRPGLVELRQNMPGVLDPRLRMALRHELAHQLLWWACPAAAEDRLFHEAFALVVSGELPEWREGPYQSLTAAAAELARAPAVDTPRARRALSRILGEQQGFPKALSRRLRQCQDGARWVVPVSIDELADVQVQASLPATVVVSRHSGELLLVEGEVQRALPYGSTLKPFVIAGSAAPPPLLSPRAGVQEWACGERLPKQVDGRTALLRSCNGYFLDWASHGGAADFGPWGAVLSAVGLTGKPTDMADAIGLRSTLSLSPWGMAQAYRLLAEARPELIEMMKENASAGTLSELTASRAFAGVATKTGTVRDAASRPQYGWIVAVDADVIAVVMRPGKMPRSFAGEVPKVLARVRERAGTEAARVQVLGLASASEVEAGCPSAGFAVDQGTPRGVPQGFSRMRDMVARGPAVCLGSPWRVRVPGLPSEGRDYAGIFTWSTPPPYRPPPGVPTTERQRSARRGSDFLFRTTRLQYTAGVVAAEDAAAKGEARVALARVVAHNERHAESRHGGRPICDTTHCQAFLGTVRAKPEEERALSLPPLRWKQWLLFSQGGEEPWREVRPRARVEALLGSGLASLRFEAGRVSFIRAEREGGATFDTTESQPCEVLRSALKLPSCPRTASFDGASIVFEGRGRGHGEGLDVEAAKASGLRSDEILERAYGAEGPKGNSAVKSAP from the coding sequence ATGGGGTGGGCCGCTGTGACAGCCGCGTTGCTGGCGGCCACCCCGGTATTCCACACGCAGGGCGACGTCACGCCCGAGGCCGCCCTGCGCGCCGAGGCCGAGGTGGCCTGGAAGGAGCTGGAGGCGCGGTACGTGGCCGAGGCCGGTGGAAGCCCCACCCAGGCGCCGGCCTCCATTCGCCTCCAGCGCGGCGTGGGGCTGGCGCCGGAGCGCAACGCCCAGGGCCGGCCCGGCCTGGTGGAACTGCGGCAAAACATGCCGGGGGTGTTGGACCCGCGCCTGCGAATGGCGCTGCGGCATGAGCTGGCACACCAGCTCCTGTGGTGGGCGTGCCCCGCCGCCGCCGAGGACCGGCTCTTCCACGAGGCCTTCGCGCTGGTGGTGAGCGGCGAGCTGCCCGAGTGGCGCGAGGGGCCCTACCAGTCCCTCACGGCGGCGGCGGCGGAGCTCGCACGTGCGCCGGCGGTGGATACGCCTCGGGCGAGAAGAGCGCTTTCGCGCATCCTCGGGGAGCAGCAGGGCTTTCCCAAGGCGCTCTCTCGCAGGCTGCGCCAGTGCCAGGACGGAGCGCGCTGGGTGGTGCCCGTCTCCATCGACGAGCTGGCGGACGTGCAGGTACAGGCGTCGCTGCCCGCCACGGTGGTGGTGAGCCGCCATTCGGGCGAGCTGCTGCTGGTGGAGGGAGAGGTGCAGCGCGCGCTGCCCTATGGCTCCACGCTCAAGCCCTTCGTCATCGCTGGGAGCGCCGCGCCGCCGCCGCTCCTCTCGCCGCGCGCGGGCGTGCAGGAGTGGGCCTGTGGTGAGCGGCTGCCAAAGCAGGTGGACGGGCGCACGGCGCTGCTGCGCTCGTGCAACGGGTACTTCCTGGACTGGGCCTCCCACGGAGGTGCCGCGGACTTCGGCCCGTGGGGCGCGGTGCTGTCCGCGGTGGGGCTGACGGGAAAGCCCACGGACATGGCGGACGCCATCGGCCTGCGCTCCACGCTGTCGCTCTCCCCATGGGGCATGGCGCAGGCGTACCGGTTGCTCGCCGAGGCTCGGCCGGAGCTCATCGAGATGATGAAGGAGAACGCCTCGGCCGGGACGCTCTCGGAGCTGACCGCCTCCCGAGCGTTCGCGGGCGTGGCCACGAAGACGGGCACCGTGCGGGACGCGGCAAGCCGGCCGCAGTATGGGTGGATCGTCGCGGTGGACGCGGACGTCATCGCCGTGGTGATGCGGCCGGGGAAGATGCCGCGCAGCTTCGCGGGCGAGGTGCCCAAGGTGCTCGCGCGGGTGCGCGAGCGCGCAGGAACCGAGGCGGCGAGGGTGCAGGTGCTGGGGTTGGCCTCGGCCTCGGAGGTGGAGGCGGGCTGTCCCAGCGCGGGCTTCGCGGTGGACCAAGGCACGCCGCGCGGAGTGCCCCAGGGCTTCTCCCGGATGAGGGACATGGTGGCGCGAGGGCCAGCGGTGTGCCTGGGCAGCCCATGGCGGGTGCGAGTGCCGGGGTTGCCCTCGGAGGGCCGGGACTACGCGGGCATCTTCACGTGGTCCACCCCACCGCCGTACCGGCCGCCCCCGGGAGTGCCGACCACCGAGCGCCAGCGCAGCGCGCGGAGAGGCTCGGACTTCCTCTTCCGCACCACGCGCCTGCAATACACAGCGGGCGTGGTGGCGGCCGAGGACGCGGCGGCCAAGGGCGAGGCGCGGGTGGCGCTGGCGCGCGTGGTGGCGCACAACGAGCGCCACGCCGAGAGTCGGCACGGAGGCCGGCCCATCTGCGACACGACGCACTGCCAGGCCTTCCTCGGCACGGTGCGCGCGAAGCCCGAGGAGGAGCGGGCGCTAAGTCTGCCGCCGCTGCGCTGGAAGCAGTGGCTGCTCTTCTCCCAGGGAGGCGAGGAGCCCTGGCGCGAGGTGCGCCCCCGGGCGAGGGTGGAGGCGCTGCTGGGCTCGGGGCTGGCCTCGCTGCGCTTCGAGGCGGGGCGGGTCTCCTTCATCCGCGCCGAGCGAGAGGGCGGCGCCACCTTCGACACCACGGAGAGCCAGCCGTGCGAGGTGCTGCGCTCGGCGCTGAAGCTGCCCTCCTGTCCGCGCACTGCCTCCTTCGACGGCGCCAGCATCGTCTTCGAGGGCCGGGGGCGCGGCCACGGCGAGGGGCTGGACGTGGAGGCCGCCAAGGCCAGCGGCCTGCGCAGCGACGAAATCCTCGAGCGCGCCTACGGGGCCGAGGGCCCCAAGGGGAACTCCGCGGTGAAGAGCGCGCCCTGA